ATCCAAATCGTTTCGTCGACGTGGAATAGGACATCGAATATCGGGTTGATCACCAAGATTTTTATATGTTAAGTAGTTCTCCGAGCAAATTAATACTCCACTTGGACCATCTTTATCTCCAGGtactgatattaaaaaattagtgtGTTCTTCAAGTGGTTCTGAGTACGTTCGGACCACGTGATTTAAACCAACATCCAATTCGTAGAAGCTTAAAATCTGTTGAGTTTTTTGCGCTGCTTCACCCGTTGGATCTGAGTCAGCTTCTTCGTAGTCGATTTCCAAACATGCGAACATTGGATTGTTAAAACCATTGTCCACACCAACCATGTGAGTTACTAAAGTGTTAGATTTGTGGGCCTCGAGGGGTGATGAAATGGTCAACCGAATTAGTTCGTCTCTGTTCAAAATATAcaccaatttttgtttttcgattgCACCAATCATGATTGCACGCCCTTTTGGATCTATGGCCAAATATTGACCGGGAACTATTCGACGACATCCTGATTTACCGAATGTTTCTTGATGAACTTTTTCGAATTGATTTTTGGCTGGGTGATATTCCAAGATAACAATACGCCCTGAATCCGATCCAACAACAATATAATCTGTAAATATCAAAACatgttcaaataattattttttgtattatcgaAATGTTTTGAGAATGTTATCTGAGGATTAatgaatgaacgcaatcacagggTTAACCAAATAATCCACAGACTAGTGCTAGCTCTTCGCAGGCCCCATTAAACGCATGGCCAACACGTGGATTATAAATAGACGGGAAACGCAATCACAaggaaaaactattaattttcatCTGCTTCAACaacggattcgtaatctacTTAAAAAATGCCTTAATTTGGTTAATTGTCTGGCGTTCTATAAgctttttaaagataaattcgTTAAGGTAGCATTTGTGTTAGACACAAGTGTTCGAATAGCCTTACTGATTTCTTATTACGGATTTAAAATATCGTATGCTTTTCAGTATGTACTTCTCGTATAAATATGTACGAGGCAAAAATACCAGGTAACGAGTTCTTTATCTAGTTCATTACCAACGATGCATGCCCTCGCAAATTAATTTAGCACTAACTTCGACCGATATACGATTAATTCCATACATCGGAGATACCGTAGtgcataatttcaaaaatataattgaataaaacttaCCTTTGGTTCCTCCCGTCAATCGTACAGGCATCAACGATCGAATAACACCAAatatttcaatcgccaataaagTATGAACTTTACCGGTATTTGCATCGGGCCGTAATAATTCAAGACTTTTTCCACGTGAGATTAAAAGCTCTTGTgttttcgtacccgaaaaattacCGTGAATGGCATGAGTAATGCCGGTAGCCCGTTGCAACGTTAAATTGTACAAATACATAATGAAACTAAATTAAcgccattatttaaaaaaaaatttaatcggcaattaattagtttaatacttatattcaatatttttaaacatttataaaacgaTTATATCACCGTTTTGTAATATTTGCAGATAAATTATCCATGAATTCTGTTTAAGTTTACTTTTCACAACTTAATTCAACGAATTACAAAGCgtaaatgaaattgaaaggACGCCACCAACGTTGAGAAATCTATCCACAAAAGATCATAGATAATATTTACGGATCCGGATATCATTAATGATATTCATGATACGTAGAGAGAActttatgaaaatgtatttatttaaaaaagtaaatgctTGTTAAAATCAAAAGACAAAcagcatattttatattataaagaaattgtCCTTATGCCTATTgtcctttatttattttaaaatttattatttaaatatgtacttAATATAAAGGCTGACCTACATGTATCTCAGCCTCTCAGAGGTGTGGGTTGTCAAATCTACGATGCTGTGTTATTGAGATTGTTAATGGTCATACAGGCCATCACATATAAAAAACGTAAAACGTAAgcaaattgaatcaattttgtttaaCGTTTTACATTTTGGCAGTTGAAAAGCTGAAATACTTGAATATGATCGACCAATTTTTTTACGTCTTacgtttttcattatttgtgaTTACTTAAAagcattgatataaaaaataataaatataaaacaataaagaaataaaatcaacACGAATATATATCTTTAAGTAGAATGTAAGTAGAATAAATGCAAACTACGCCAGTCTATTTTTATAGTGTCTTTAACCTTAGTTTGAGCCACTAAAATTGAGTTTAGAAGCAAGCAATTTGCCATTTTTAGTCAAAGTATTGGAGAGAGgcagatataaaatattaaatataacttgATCCCACTTGGTATTATATACAACAATAAGAGCTCTGATCCATTGATATACCAAGCGAAGTCAAACGCTGATGTTAACAATTCAAAGAATGATTTTATTACGTCCGGACATATGCAGGTAGCAAGCGAATGCTGATTATGATTGATAAACTCCACCAAGCcctaataagttttttaataaagaaggtACGGCGTACATACAAAGAGGACATACAGAGGAAGAGTTTTCTGCTTTTTTTCTATACCGAAAATCACTTTcggtcaaattttcaaaatatatatggaTCTTGATAATTCTTGACGAATATCTCTGGAAtactttatttctaattttaatgacCTATTCACTGAGCAAAGGAGTGAGTGGAAAAATGCCATACTTCAGATTTATGTACAAGAACAAGATTTTAAGCATAAACTggaagatgaaaatttttatttgcgttCCTCGAATGCGTAAGGTTTTGTTagataaatatctaaaaataatatagaaatactTTCGTGATTTTTGATCCATATTTCAAAAGGACTTTAAATCAAACTTTCAAATGTCTAGTCAGTGATTGAATCATTTAAAGTAGGCTTTACCAACATTTTAGAATCATGTAAATGTACCTTTAATAAATCAaagaacaaacaaaatttaagtatGGAAGCTGTGATGGAAGTGTTTATAAACTGAAAGTATACTTTTCTTGAGTTAAGAAAAACTttgaaagtataaataaatattcagaaTAACATGTTGAgaataatctattttataaattaaatattctcttttgtagtaaatatttataaacaaaatctcttgaataaaaaaaaatctcgtAACAgtattaaaagtttatattcAGTATGGATATCACGGAAACTATGAAAAATGTATTAGCGAAAAGTTTACAGCAAACAGCTGTAAACGATGTTACAAATCAATCGAATATAGGTTTCCCGGGATCTGGTTATGttacagaaaaattatatatgcttTTACAATTATACTTACAAAATAAAGGATGGAATCCTTCCGTAGAGTTACTACAATGTTTTACAGAATTAAAAGAAGCATCGATGCTTCCTAGTGCTGCTTATTTACAGTAAGatcttgtatataaaatttgccCTAGATATTTTATCTAAccaaacaaattgtttttagaaTGATGGCATCTCGAGTTGCGTTAGATACTCAAGGTAGATTAGTTCTTCgtgaaaatggtaaaattatattaccatATGAACATTTTGCAAATGCTGTTATGCTTAAACATATGGCTGGTCCCCATGGACTTCATTTGGGACTGGAGGGTACAGTAAGAGCTGTAAGTtgcatgtatattattatttcatggtATCCAATAATTGAGGATTAAGTTCCTCATGAATcgttataaatacaatttaatgcCGGATTTGATGGTGATGGCGCCCTAGACCCAATATATAtctacagggtggaccattatagattaaaatggtttaaTAGATCGTTTTGTAGTTGGacaatcaaaaataacttaaataagagttgcagagtttgatggagggTGTATCATCAGGGGTATATaagattggatctagttcttcgggttgctttaattgTCAATTTAGGTCCTAAAATTAGCTTTAATACAATCTGATgttagaacatgatgtccctcatcaaactctgcaactttttttaatgttattttttgtttgattaactacaaaaagATCTATTAGccttaatagattaaaatggcccaccttgtatatatatatatacatcgaccggtttccataaaaatttttaaaatcaaaatcaacaaGGCATCACGGATCTAAACCTAAACccaccacttataaatatttaatccgGTGTGACTGGATACCCtgtttgtaaatgtttttgtattttctaaaatttctttttataggtAATGGAATCTTATACAATAGG
The Chrysoperla carnea chromosome 4, inChrCarn1.1, whole genome shotgun sequence genome window above contains:
- the LOC123298217 gene encoding splicing factor 3B subunit 3 isoform X2 yields the protein MYLYNLTLQRATGITHAIHGNFSGTKTQELLISRGKSLELLRPDANTGKVHTLLAIEIFGVIRSLMPVRLTGGTKDYIVVGSDSGRIVILEYHPAKNQFEKVHQETFGKSGCRRIVPGQYLAIDPKGRAIMIGAIEKQKLVYILNRDELIRLTISSPLEAHKSNTLVTHMVGVDNGFNNPMFACLEIDYEEADSDPTGEAAQKTQQILSFYELDVGLNHVVRTYSEPLEEHTNFLISVPGDKDGPSGVLICSENYLTYKNLGDQPDIRCPIPRRRNDLDDPERGMIFVCSATHKTKSMFFFLAQTEQGDIFKITLEVQKEIVTEIKLKYFDTVPVASAMCVMKTGFLFVASEFGNHYLYQIAHLGDDDDEPEFSSAIPLEEGDTFFFAPRPLRNLVLIDEMESLSPILACQVADLANEDTPQLYALCGRGPRSSLRVLRHGLEVTEMAVSELPGNPNAVWTVKRRIDEIPMIHSKAG